In Conger conger chromosome 12, fConCon1.1, whole genome shotgun sequence, one DNA window encodes the following:
- the LOC133141851 gene encoding V-type proton ATPase subunit B isoform X2: MGVNMETARFFKSDFEENGSMDNVCLFLNLANDPTIERIITPRLALTAAEFLAYQCEKHVLVILTDMSSYAEALREVSAAREEVPGRRGFPGYMYTDLATIYERAGRVEGRGGSITQIPILTMPNDDITHPIPDLTGYITEGQIYVERQLHNRQIYPPINVLPSLSRLMKSAIGEGMTRKDHSDVSNQLYACYAIGKDVQAMKAVVGEEALTSDDLLFLEFLQKFERNFIAQGAYENRTVYETLDIGWQLLRIFPKEMLKRIPQTILAEFYPRDSKH, encoded by the exons ATGGGG GTTAACATGGAAACTGCCAGATTTTTCAAGTCGGACTTTGAGGAAAATGGCTCCATGGACAACGTGTGTCTCTTCCTGAACCTAGCCAACGACCCCAC GATTGAACGCATCATCACTCCGCGCCTGGCACTCACCGCCGCCGAGTTCCTGGCCTATCAGTGTGAGAAGCACGTGCTGGTCATCCTGACGGACATGAGCTCATATGCAGAGGCTCTCCGGGAG gtGTCCGCGGCCCGTGAGGAGGTTCCGGGACGTAGGGGCTTCCCGGGGTACATGTACACGGATTTGGCCACCATCTACGAGCGGGCGGGGCGCGTGGAGGGCCGGGGCGGGTCTATCACACAGATACCCATCCTCACCATGCCCAATGACG ACATCACCCACCCCATCCCGGATCTGACGGGCTACATCACAGAGGGGCAGATCTACGTGGAGAGGCAGCTGCACAACAGACAG ATCTACCCTCCCATCAATGTCCTCCCATCTCTGTCCCGGTTGATGAAGTCTGCCATCGGGGAGGGAATGACCCGGAAAGACCACTCTGACGTGTCCAACCAGCTG TACGCCTGCTACGCCATCGGGAAGGATGTCCAGGCCATGAAGGCCGTGGTGGGGGAGGAGGCCCTGACCTCCGATGACCTCCTGTTTCTGGAGTTCCTGCAGAAGTTTGAGAGGAACTTCATTGCCCAGG GAGCCTATGAGAACCGCACCGTGTACGAGACCCTGGACATCGGCTGGCAGCTGCTGAGAATCTTCCCCAAGGAGATGCTGAAGAGAATCCCGCAGACCATCCTAGCCGAGTTTTACCCTCGAGACTCCAAACATTaa
- the LOC133141851 gene encoding V-type proton ATPase subunit B isoform X1: MGQPINPQCRIYPEEMIQTGISAIDGMNSIARGQKIPIFSAAGLPHNEIAAQICRQAGLVKKSKDVMDYSEENFAIVFAAMGVNMETARFFKSDFEENGSMDNVCLFLNLANDPTIERIITPRLALTAAEFLAYQCEKHVLVILTDMSSYAEALREVSAAREEVPGRRGFPGYMYTDLATIYERAGRVEGRGGSITQIPILTMPNDDITHPIPDLTGYITEGQIYVERQLHNRQIYPPINVLPSLSRLMKSAIGEGMTRKDHSDVSNQLYACYAIGKDVQAMKAVVGEEALTSDDLLFLEFLQKFERNFIAQGAYENRTVYETLDIGWQLLRIFPKEMLKRIPQTILAEFYPRDSKH; the protein is encoded by the exons ATGG GCCAGCCCATTAACCCGCAGTGCCGGATCTATCCTGAGGAGATGATCCAGACTGGAATATCCGCCATCGACGGGATGAACAGTATCGCCCGGGGGCAGAAGATCCCCATCTTCTCTGCCGCGGGTCTCCCACACAATGAA ATTGCAGCGCAGATCTGTCGTCAGGCAGGGCTGGTGAAGAAGTCCAAAGACGTGATGGATTACAGTGAGGAGAACTTTGCCATTGTGTTTGCTGCTATGGGG GTTAACATGGAAACTGCCAGATTTTTCAAGTCGGACTTTGAGGAAAATGGCTCCATGGACAACGTGTGTCTCTTCCTGAACCTAGCCAACGACCCCAC GATTGAACGCATCATCACTCCGCGCCTGGCACTCACCGCCGCCGAGTTCCTGGCCTATCAGTGTGAGAAGCACGTGCTGGTCATCCTGACGGACATGAGCTCATATGCAGAGGCTCTCCGGGAG gtGTCCGCGGCCCGTGAGGAGGTTCCGGGACGTAGGGGCTTCCCGGGGTACATGTACACGGATTTGGCCACCATCTACGAGCGGGCGGGGCGCGTGGAGGGCCGGGGCGGGTCTATCACACAGATACCCATCCTCACCATGCCCAATGACG ACATCACCCACCCCATCCCGGATCTGACGGGCTACATCACAGAGGGGCAGATCTACGTGGAGAGGCAGCTGCACAACAGACAG ATCTACCCTCCCATCAATGTCCTCCCATCTCTGTCCCGGTTGATGAAGTCTGCCATCGGGGAGGGAATGACCCGGAAAGACCACTCTGACGTGTCCAACCAGCTG TACGCCTGCTACGCCATCGGGAAGGATGTCCAGGCCATGAAGGCCGTGGTGGGGGAGGAGGCCCTGACCTCCGATGACCTCCTGTTTCTGGAGTTCCTGCAGAAGTTTGAGAGGAACTTCATTGCCCAGG GAGCCTATGAGAACCGCACCGTGTACGAGACCCTGGACATCGGCTGGCAGCTGCTGAGAATCTTCCCCAAGGAGATGCTGAAGAGAATCCCGCAGACCATCCTAGCCGAGTTTTACCCTCGAGACTCCAAACATTaa
- the LOC133105533 gene encoding tigger transposable element-derived protein 2-like, with the protein MSTKRTRLSIERKLELISRLEKGETVDNVSREFGIGRTTVTDIHKAKAKIKRFVSGATCLHYCKQQKTLRGAQNKELDEAVFTWFVQARGHGLSISRAILCEKAKAINQLLNGDSEFKASTGWLSRFRKRHGVHSSIPNGQLVTTEDLVTDLKELISANQLSSDQLYTCDETGLVSKFLPTRSLETFTTKSDAKCKPVKDSVTLMLCANASGSHILPPLLVGTQLRPRCLKNMNVTALPVVYKAQRQTLIDEALFKDWFDNHFVPCVTGKLLEQGLPPRAVLLLDNAPALSAVETLVSGDIRCLYVPKSATSWFQNTGSDVIEATKRSYQRRMTEFLLRPSPGDLTKKVQNISVRDILYLVAGAWQAVGESMLTHDLRNVNAGHSQANNDSVLSTENESEKEIKGYAGGSVEELVICGNTGPSNRNLKDEEIEVDITNVLDQNIHEHKSVAVPTTVSHREAVECFRRGLDWLTQQPEADPTQILLIRSLITMAAKKAL; encoded by the coding sequence ATGTCGACCAAAAGAACGCGACTTTCGATTGAGAGGAAACTTGAATTGATTTCTCGTTTGGAAAAGGGAGAGACAGTGGACAATGTATCTCGCGAATTCGGCATTGGGCGGACAACAGTGACCGACATTCACAAAGCTAAAGCCAAAATTAAAAGATTCGTGTCTGGGGCCACGTGCTTGCATTACTGTAAACAACAGAAAACATTGAGAGGCGCACAGAACAAAGAGTTGGACGAAGCGGTGTTTACTTGGTTTGTCCAGGCTCGGGGTCATGGTCTTTCCATTTCTAGGGCGATTCTGTGTGAAAAGGCTAAAGCCATCAACCAGTTGCTGAATGGCGACTCGGAATTCAAAGCTTCAACTGGCTGGCTTAGTAGATTTCGAAAGCGCCATGGCGTTCACTCGAGCATACCCAATGGGCAGCTGGTCACAACTGAGGATCTGGTCACCGACTTAAAGGAACTGATATCTGCCAACCAGTTAAGCAGCGATCAACTGTACACCTGCGATGAAACAGGATTGGTTTCCAAATTCTTGCCGACTCGCTCTTTGGAAACATTCACCACGAAATCGGACGCCAAATGTAAACCCGTGAAGGACAGTGTAACACTGATGCTGTGTGCTAATGCATCGGGCTCTCACATCCTACCACCCTTGTTAGTGGGGACACAATTACGGCCGCGATGCTTAAAGAACATGAATGTTACGGCGTTACCTGTGGTATACAAAGCACAAAGGCAAACACTGATTGACGAAGCATTGTTCAAGGACTGGTTCGACAATCACTTTGTGCCCTGTGTGACAGGAAAGCTTCTGGAACAGGGCCTGCCTCCTAGAGCGGTTTTGCTGTTGGATAATGCGCCCGCTCTCTCGGCAGTGGAGACACTCGTGAGTGGAGACATTCGGTGCTTGTATGTACCTAAAAGCGCGACGTCGTGGTTTCAGAACACGGGCAGTGACGTAATCGAGGCAACAAAACGCAGCTATCAGCGCAGAATGACTGAGTTTTTATTGCGTCCAAGTCCTGGAGATTTAACAAAAAAAGTCCAAAATATATCTGTGAGAGATATACTTTACTTGGTGGCTGGTGCGTGGCAGGCTGTTGGGGAAAGCATGCTTACACATGATTTGAGAAATGTAAACGCTGGGCACAGCCAAGCAAATAACGATTCAGTGCTGAGTACTGAGAACGAATCCGAAAAAGAGATTAAGGGCTACGCGGGGGGAAGTGTGGAAGAGTTGGTTATCTGTGGCAACACAGGCCCTTCCAACCGTAATTTAAAGGATGAGGAGATCGAAGTTGATATTACAAACGTATTGGACCAAAACATCCATGAACACAAAAGTGTCGCTGTGCCAACCACCGTTTCCCACCGTGAGGCAGTGGAGTGTTTCCGGAGAGGGTTAGACTGGCTTACGCAGCAACCAGAGGCGGATCCAACACAGATACTTCTCATCCGCTCATTGATTACAATGGCTGCTAAAAAAGCATTATAA